The Thermodesulfobacteriota bacterium genome has a segment encoding these proteins:
- a CDS encoding rhomboid family intramembrane serine protease, with the protein MLLPLAGTGGAPSRRPWLTYGVLAACALLFLASGLGGSNRIGPAVRTLEDARLIHEARPYLTLDPRLGARARNPAGAPAGPGSGGAPGKFLALEQAELDGLARSGFDVLAGTPHWRLGVVPADLSPLAFATHLFLHAGFVPLFLNLVLLHLAMPFLEEEWGPGFLAAFGLAAAAAGAGVFALRHPGLHAALVGASGLAAAVVGALAVLRCRDTLCFAYWLGSSRTGTFSVPGWAVLPAWGLREALGLLSPDLVGPAVASRAAPLWAHGTALALGALGAAALRWGPRGNGALATAGSSPSRGHSPAGTVPRPPAPWDTQGATRPAGDAAQQAILGLRRCLERGEAEEAFQLWQELQSNETGVRVSLPAALGLAEALAALGRPGDAARVADAAAATVRADVSPQAVARLARVAAGEARERLVALALSRSDLPEAVRAELQGGPPPEGPVSRPAAPRQEERRSPAAAEKSPRAPSAPVPGTGGTLRAVSAAPLALADGVLRLEVSGSEHALTLSRVRAMAAAAVDDAAEANLVLDLFLESPSGGAGPAKALRFETHRFDPRLLIPTEADAEEAFLSLAGAVLAGSGAAWLLGEGAHRLRRYPTLEAYEQDLLRVLRLGPG; encoded by the coding sequence ATGCTCCTCCCCCTCGCCGGCACCGGCGGCGCTCCATCCCGCCGCCCCTGGCTCACCTATGGAGTTTTGGCCGCGTGTGCGCTCCTGTTCCTGGCCTCCGGGTTGGGGGGGAGCAACCGGATCGGACCGGCGGTCCGCACACTGGAGGATGCCCGGCTCATCCACGAGGCGCGGCCGTATCTGACCCTCGACCCCAGGCTCGGGGCTCGGGCGCGGAACCCGGCCGGGGCCCCCGCTGGCCCAGGGTCGGGCGGTGCCCCGGGCAAGTTCCTCGCCCTGGAGCAGGCAGAGCTCGACGGCCTGGCGCGCAGCGGGTTCGACGTCCTCGCGGGGACGCCCCACTGGCGTCTGGGCGTCGTGCCGGCGGACCTCTCGCCCCTGGCGTTTGCCACCCACCTGTTCCTCCACGCCGGGTTCGTGCCGCTCTTCCTCAACCTCGTGCTCCTGCACCTGGCCATGCCCTTTCTGGAAGAGGAGTGGGGCCCGGGCTTCCTCGCGGCCTTCGGGCTGGCCGCGGCCGCAGCCGGGGCCGGCGTCTTCGCCCTGCGCCACCCGGGGCTCCACGCCGCCCTGGTGGGGGCCTCGGGGCTCGCGGCGGCGGTGGTGGGGGCGCTGGCGGTGCTCCGATGCCGCGACACGCTCTGCTTCGCCTACTGGCTCGGAAGCAGCCGCACGGGCACCTTCTCGGTTCCCGGCTGGGCGGTGCTCCCGGCCTGGGGCCTGCGGGAAGCCCTGGGGCTCCTCTCCCCCGACCTCGTGGGCCCGGCCGTAGCGAGCCGGGCCGCGCCCCTCTGGGCCCACGGCACCGCCCTGGCACTGGGAGCCCTGGGGGCCGCCGCCCTGCGGTGGGGGCCCCGAGGCAACGGCGCCCTCGCGACCGCCGGGTCGTCTCCGAGCCGCGGCCACAGCCCCGCGGGGACCGTGCCGCGCCCCCCCGCGCCTTGGGACACCCAGGGCGCCACGAGGCCGGCGGGGGACGCCGCCCAGCAGGCAATCCTGGGGCTTCGCCGCTGTCTGGAGCGGGGGGAGGCCGAGGAGGCATTCCAGCTCTGGCAGGAGCTTCAAAGCAACGAAACCGGGGTCCGCGTCTCTCTTCCCGCCGCGCTGGGGCTCGCCGAAGCCCTGGCGGCCCTGGGCCGCCCGGGCGACGCGGCCCGGGTCGCGGACGCGGCCGCCGCCACCGTGCGCGCCGACGTCTCGCCCCAGGCGGTGGCCCGACTGGCGCGGGTGGCGGCCGGCGAGGCCCGGGAGCGCCTGGTGGCGCTCGCCCTCTCCCGATCCGATCTTCCCGAGGCCGTGCGGGCCGAGCTCCAGGGGGGGCCGCCTCCGGAGGGACCGGTGTCCCGCCCCGCTGCTCCCCGGCAGGAGGAGCGCCGGAGCCCGGCGGCAGCCGAGAAGTCCCCCCGGGCGCCGTCCGCGCCGGTTCCCGGAACGGGCGGGACCCTCCGGGCGGTTTCCGCCGCACCCCTCGCCCTGGCGGACGGGGTGCTGCGGCTGGAGGTCTCCGGGTCGGAGCACGCCCTCACCCTGAGCCGGGTCCGGGCCATGGCTGCCGCCGCCGTGGACGACGCCGCCGAGGCCAACCTGGTGCTCGACCTCTTCCTGGAGAGCCCTTCCGGGGGGGCGGGCCCCGCAAAGGCCCTGCGCTTCGAGACCCACCGGTTCGACCCCCGTCTCCTCATCCCTACCGAGGCCGACGCCGAGGAGGCCTTCCTCTCGCTCGCCGGAGCCGTTCTCGCCGGAAGCGGCGCGGCCTGGCTCCTGGGGGAGGGGGCCCACCGCCTGCGCCGCTACCCTACCCTGGAGGCTTACGAGCAAGACCTCCTACGGGTGCTGCGCCTGGGCCCGGGCTGA